A single window of Gadus morhua chromosome 22, gadMor3.0, whole genome shotgun sequence DNA harbors:
- the cenpa gene encoding histone H3-like centromeric protein A produces the protein MHHDSSALRRKGTTPRRRPPAQAPPKPPSEPPPSTPGRRRRRFRPGAKALMEIRKYQKSHALLLRKQPFARLVREVCESYSGKSLRWQVLALMALQEAAEAFLVMMLANANLCAIHAKRVTLFPRDLQLALRLRGMDM, from the exons ATGCACCACGACTCCTCCGCCCTCCGCCGCAAGGGGACCACGCCCCGGCGACGCCCCCCCGCACAGGCCCCGCCCAAACCCCCAtcag AGCCCCCCCCATCGACCCCCGgtaggcggcggcggcggttcAGGCCGGGGGCCAAGGCCCTCATGGAGATCAGGAAGTACCAGAAGAGCCACGCTCTGCTGCTGAGGAAACAACCCTTCGCCCGCCTG gtGAGGGAGGTGTGTGAGTCCTACTCCGGGAAGAGCCTCCGGTGGCAGGTGTTGGCCCTGATGGCTCTACAGGAG GCGGCCGAGGCCTTCCTGGTGATGATGTTGGCCAACGCCAACCTGTGTGCGATCCACGCCAAGCGCGTCACCCTGTTCCCCCGCGACCTGCAGCTGGCCCTGCGGCTCCGCGGCATGGATATGTGA
- the LOC115536169 gene encoding LIM/homeobox protein Lhx9 isoform X1, whose protein sequence is MKGLITLLIPPRAMMTSADRSLEDILYGRQPHGNGPETGGCRGDGDATQNVCQQRATPSHDGHAPSLQEPILCAGCGGRVVERFFLLAAGRAWHGACLRCCQCHRELETSPSLYWRGGNTYCQQDYCRLFVIGRCARCQQPIPSTAMVMRSGELTFHPHCFSCQECDITLLPGNLYFLQGRSLYCQSHYHGNTPHNTASGKEGEESASSPESRLDDRGESVAGGRVRRQNKRIRTCFRSEQLRALESYFAQKHNPDGKDWTCLAHKTGLPKRVLQVWFQNARAKMRRSVSVDDSPTASRAETVATSPPSLSRSPLYSTSTIDQSQLSLLTNPLDVPPPADQSGGSNHSFLLDYNSQGAPGWTSPLGRFQEGDEPMGREGLCDDTLRHFYS, encoded by the exons atgaagGGTTTAATAactctcctcatccctccaAGGGCGATGATGACCTCAGCAGACCGGTCCCTGGAGGACATCCTGTACGGCCGGCAGCCGCACGGCAACGGCCCGGAGACGGGCGGCTGCCGTGGCGATGGAGACGCAACCCAAAACGTTTGTCAACAGCGGGCCACACCCTCCCAC GatggacacgccccctccttGCAGGAGCCAATCCTGTGTGCGGGTTGTGGCGGGCGGGTCGTGGAGCGCTTCTTCCTATTGGCCGCGGGCCGGGCGTGGCACGGCGCCTGCCTGCGCTGCTGCCAATGCCATCGAGAGCTGGAGACAAGCCCCTCCCTCTACTGGAGGGGCGGCAACACCTACTGCCAGCAGGACTATTGCAG GCTGTTTGTGATAGGTCGATGCGCTCGCTGCCAGCAGCCAATCCCGTCGACCGCTATGGTGATGCGCTCGGGAGAGTTGACCTTTCACCCCCACTGCTTCTCCTGCCAG GAATGTGACATCACTCTGCTGCCTGGCAACCTCTACTTCCTTCAGGGGCGGAGCCTTTACTGTCAGTCCCATTACCATGGCAATACACCCCATAACACTGCAAGTGGaaaagaag GGGAGGAGTCTGCCAGCAGCCCAGAGTCGCGATTGGATGACAGGGGGGAGTCGGTGGCCGGGGGGCGTGTCCGCCGGCAGAACAAGCGAATCAGGACGTGCTTCCGCAGCGAGCAGCTCCGAGCGCTGGAGTCCTACTTCGCCCAGAAGCACAACCCGGACGGGAAGGACTGGACCTGTCTGGCCCACAAGACAGGCCTGCCCAAGAGGGTCCTCCAG GTGTGGTTCCAGAATGCCCGAGCCAAGATGAGGCGCTCCGTCTCCGTTGACGACTCGCCAACCGCCTCCAGGGCCGAAACCGTGGcaaccagccccccctccctctcccgctcccccctctactccaccagcaccatcgaccaatcacagctctcCCTGCTAACCAACCCGCTTGACGTCCCACCCCCCGCTGACCAATCAGGGGGTTCCAACCACTCCTTCCTCCTGGACTACAACTCCCAGGGTGCACCGGGGTGGACCTCGCCTCTTGGGCGCTTCCAGGAAGGAGACGAAccaatggggagagagggattgtGTGATGACACCTTGAGACACTTCTACAGTTAG
- the LOC115536169 gene encoding LIM/homeobox protein Lhx9 isoform X2 gives MMTSADRSLEDILYGRQPHGNGPETGGCRGDGDATQNVCQQRATPSHDGHAPSLQEPILCAGCGGRVVERFFLLAAGRAWHGACLRCCQCHRELETSPSLYWRGGNTYCQQDYCRLFVIGRCARCQQPIPSTAMVMRSGELTFHPHCFSCQECDITLLPGNLYFLQGRSLYCQSHYHGNTPHNTASGKEGEESASSPESRLDDRGESVAGGRVRRQNKRIRTCFRSEQLRALESYFAQKHNPDGKDWTCLAHKTGLPKRVLQVWFQNARAKMRRSVSVDDSPTASRAETVATSPPSLSRSPLYSTSTIDQSQLSLLTNPLDVPPPADQSGGSNHSFLLDYNSQGAPGWTSPLGRFQEGDEPMGREGLCDDTLRHFYS, from the exons ATGATGACCTCAGCAGACCGGTCCCTGGAGGACATCCTGTACGGCCGGCAGCCGCACGGCAACGGCCCGGAGACGGGCGGCTGCCGTGGCGATGGAGACGCAACCCAAAACGTTTGTCAACAGCGGGCCACACCCTCCCAC GatggacacgccccctccttGCAGGAGCCAATCCTGTGTGCGGGTTGTGGCGGGCGGGTCGTGGAGCGCTTCTTCCTATTGGCCGCGGGCCGGGCGTGGCACGGCGCCTGCCTGCGCTGCTGCCAATGCCATCGAGAGCTGGAGACAAGCCCCTCCCTCTACTGGAGGGGCGGCAACACCTACTGCCAGCAGGACTATTGCAG GCTGTTTGTGATAGGTCGATGCGCTCGCTGCCAGCAGCCAATCCCGTCGACCGCTATGGTGATGCGCTCGGGAGAGTTGACCTTTCACCCCCACTGCTTCTCCTGCCAG GAATGTGACATCACTCTGCTGCCTGGCAACCTCTACTTCCTTCAGGGGCGGAGCCTTTACTGTCAGTCCCATTACCATGGCAATACACCCCATAACACTGCAAGTGGaaaagaag GGGAGGAGTCTGCCAGCAGCCCAGAGTCGCGATTGGATGACAGGGGGGAGTCGGTGGCCGGGGGGCGTGTCCGCCGGCAGAACAAGCGAATCAGGACGTGCTTCCGCAGCGAGCAGCTCCGAGCGCTGGAGTCCTACTTCGCCCAGAAGCACAACCCGGACGGGAAGGACTGGACCTGTCTGGCCCACAAGACAGGCCTGCCCAAGAGGGTCCTCCAG GTGTGGTTCCAGAATGCCCGAGCCAAGATGAGGCGCTCCGTCTCCGTTGACGACTCGCCAACCGCCTCCAGGGCCGAAACCGTGGcaaccagccccccctccctctcccgctcccccctctactccaccagcaccatcgaccaatcacagctctcCCTGCTAACCAACCCGCTTGACGTCCCACCCCCCGCTGACCAATCAGGGGGTTCCAACCACTCCTTCCTCCTGGACTACAACTCCCAGGGTGCACCGGGGTGGACCTCGCCTCTTGGGCGCTTCCAGGAAGGAGACGAAccaatggggagagagggattgtGTGATGACACCTTGAGACACTTCTACAGTTAG